A stretch of the Teredinibacter haidensis genome encodes the following:
- a CDS encoding pilus assembly PilX family protein has translation MRPTSIYSQRGVTLAVTLIFMFVLFLVGVSAVRVSLVEEKMTGNLRDKHIAFEASESGLVTAEEWLDGLHDYPEPTDAGVHQVWKLGLPGTGGWWKGNAKTWWTANGVAAAGNTLQYAAPRYIIEERSFSQKGENLVMGDGPVKQGKFYYQITSRGHGGAGNTRVHLRSTFVKRYD, from the coding sequence ATGAGACCTACCTCGATATATTCTCAGCGTGGCGTTACGCTTGCCGTTACGTTGATTTTTATGTTCGTTCTTTTCCTTGTTGGCGTATCGGCCGTTAGAGTTTCCTTGGTTGAAGAAAAAATGACGGGTAATTTACGAGATAAACATATTGCTTTCGAAGCCTCTGAAAGTGGGTTGGTTACGGCTGAAGAATGGTTAGACGGATTGCATGACTATCCCGAGCCAACAGATGCTGGCGTCCACCAAGTATGGAAGCTGGGTTTACCGGGAACAGGCGGTTGGTGGAAAGGGAATGCTAAAACCTGGTGGACAGCCAATGGTGTAGCTGCTGCTGGCAATACTCTTCAATACGCCGCGCCACGCTATATTATTGAAGAGCGCAGTTTTTCGCAAAAAGGTGAGAATCTTGTTATGGGTGATGGCCCAGTTAAACAGGGTAAATTTTACTACCAGATTACGTCCAGGGGACACGGGGGAGCGGGGAATACCCGTGTGCATTTACGCTCGACATTTGTCAAACGTTATGATTAA
- a CDS encoding PilW family protein: MSRLPKNNFQKGAMQGLTLVELLISMGISAIILAGSVVVYLDQLQSSRRLSAFAQLQESGRVALDIIEQDLRMSDYVGCISSNIANIDDEDELKINNTLLGTYPSTFQPEVGIQGWEASSTAYGETITNVMTSTALVLSDNGDWTSSGGNNLDKLNVVPNSDIIRVWGGSDAEAVVKVLTVSSPNTITIASDSGIEDNDILLLSDCDSLDIVQACDLSTSSGDDTLTLGTSCSPGNDAAKPLVTSTAQLSSVTALKGTTYVVSKHGGLALNPPSLFRAQLNTTGAVIGSLEEVVQGVESMQILYGENTDKDNLKSADVYVTANNVTDWINVVSVRISLLLQSVDDNLADGALPYIFNGVTYDGQGANPSPADERLRRVFSRTVSLRNRTLGT, encoded by the coding sequence ATGAGCCGATTGCCTAAAAACAACTTTCAAAAAGGCGCGATGCAGGGACTCACTCTAGTAGAGCTTCTTATCTCAATGGGGATCAGCGCGATTATTCTCGCCGGTAGTGTTGTTGTCTACCTTGATCAACTGCAAAGCTCCCGCCGTCTGTCCGCTTTTGCACAGTTACAGGAATCGGGTCGAGTTGCGCTTGATATTATCGAACAAGATCTGCGTATGTCGGATTATGTCGGATGCATTAGTTCGAACATTGCGAACATCGACGATGAAGATGAATTGAAAATTAACAATACCTTACTTGGAACTTACCCCTCTACTTTTCAACCCGAAGTCGGCATACAGGGCTGGGAAGCATCAAGCACAGCCTACGGAGAGACTATTACGAACGTAATGACTTCGACAGCTCTGGTGCTCTCTGACAACGGAGACTGGACGAGCAGTGGTGGAAATAATTTGGACAAACTCAATGTGGTTCCGAACTCCGATATTATTCGCGTCTGGGGTGGCAGCGACGCGGAAGCGGTCGTGAAAGTATTGACTGTAAGTTCTCCGAACACTATTACTATTGCGTCTGATAGTGGTATTGAGGATAACGATATTCTCCTGCTTAGCGATTGCGATAGTCTCGATATTGTTCAAGCCTGTGATCTTTCGACCTCCAGCGGCGACGATACTCTAACGTTGGGTACCAGTTGTTCTCCTGGTAACGATGCTGCAAAACCATTAGTCACCAGTACCGCTCAACTTTCGTCCGTTACAGCCTTGAAAGGAACCACCTATGTGGTCAGCAAGCATGGTGGCTTGGCCCTAAACCCTCCGTCGTTATTTAGAGCGCAGCTCAATACAACCGGTGCGGTAATCGGTAGTTTGGAAGAAGTTGTTCAGGGTGTGGAGAGTATGCAAATACTCTACGGCGAAAATACGGATAAGGATAATTTAAAAAGTGCTGATGTTTACGTTACGGCAAACAATGTTACCGACTGGATTAATGTTGTCAGTGTTCGCATTAGCTTGCTGTTACAGAGTGTCGACGATAATTTGGCTGATGGTGCATTACCGTATATTTTTAATGGTGTTACCTACGATGGTCAAGGCGCAAACCCTTCGCCAGCCGATGAGCGTTTACGCCGGGTTTTTTCCAGAACAGTCAGTTTACGTAACCGAACTTTAGGAACTTAA
- the pilV gene encoding type IV pilus modification protein PilV: MSLNRIQQVAIAKTYGFSMIEVLVSFIVLAGGLLGIASVQKRGVDSSHAAYLRTQAVSMAQDMASRVRANNQGFKGGSYDKPTATYSSSCLTTSCSAAAMAAHDNYEWQRELAQMLPTGEGMVCLDSSPDDGDNQASPACDGSGTELVIKIWWDAIPKDGVVDQRYSISFGI; the protein is encoded by the coding sequence ATGTCCCTAAATAGAATACAGCAAGTCGCAATTGCCAAAACATACGGCTTTTCTATGATCGAGGTACTGGTCTCCTTTATTGTGTTGGCCGGTGGTTTGCTGGGAATCGCATCGGTTCAGAAAAGAGGTGTTGATAGTAGCCACGCTGCTTATTTGCGTACTCAAGCCGTCTCCATGGCGCAGGATATGGCATCCCGTGTTAGAGCAAATAATCAAGGCTTCAAAGGAGGGAGTTACGACAAACCCACCGCCACCTATTCTTCCAGTTGTCTTACTACTTCCTGCTCGGCTGCGGCGATGGCGGCTCACGATAATTACGAATGGCAACGAGAACTGGCGCAAATGTTACCTACAGGGGAAGGGATGGTTTGTTTGGATTCCTCTCCTGACGATGGCGATAATCAAGCTTCACCTGCCTGCGATGGCAGTGGTACTGAGTTGGTGATAAAAATTTGGTGGGATGCGATACCGAAGGATGGTGTTGTGGATCAACGCTATAGCATCTCTTTTGGGATTTAG
- a CDS encoding GspH/FimT family pseudopilin codes for MKRLDFFELNKPTVGFTLVELMVVVAIAAILLTVAVPSFVETSARAVIRSSVVDLAADLSFARSAAVTRSESVSVCPSNESITPRACNNGAWNQGWMVFYDLDEDGDLDTGEEVVRVASAFGAKVDVTLDNTVTFDSKGAKKTVSEFVFCSSRSSNATFTRSLVVNIGGLVRGSRDTDSNGIHNSGEGGSDLVCP; via the coding sequence ATGAAAAGACTAGATTTTTTTGAATTAAATAAACCTACAGTTGGTTTTACCCTTGTTGAGCTAATGGTGGTTGTTGCAATTGCAGCCATCCTCTTAACGGTAGCCGTTCCCAGTTTTGTCGAAACCTCGGCGAGGGCTGTAATACGCTCTAGTGTTGTAGATTTGGCTGCGGACCTGAGTTTTGCGCGCAGTGCGGCGGTGACACGTTCAGAATCTGTTTCGGTGTGCCCTAGTAATGAATCAATTACGCCCAGGGCCTGCAATAACGGTGCTTGGAATCAGGGCTGGATGGTGTTTTACGATCTTGATGAGGATGGTGATTTGGATACTGGAGAGGAAGTAGTAAGGGTTGCTTCTGCTTTTGGGGCTAAGGTGGATGTCACGTTAGACAACACTGTAACCTTTGATAGCAAGGGCGCTAAAAAGACGGTATCGGAATTTGTTTTCTGCAGTAGCCGGTCTAGTAACGCGACTTTTACGCGGTCTTTAGTTGTCAATATTGGCGGTTTGGTTAGAGGTTCCCGCGATACAGATAGCAATGGTATTCACAACAGCGGCGAAGGCGGGAGTGATTTGGTATGTCCCTAA
- a CDS encoding CBS domain-containing protein — MGSNIIKPQLLEVINELSLSDLMSRQLQTVYEGWSVKRLATFFIKHGIGGAPVIAADDELVGVVTQTDVVRFGSRTLDEKEVQKLTQFYCGPYGGELSEDDMRHMQERASENCTVHSIMTPEVVALDIVTPLAEVCTALAKRDIHRLFVTENGKLVGVVTARDILQRLLE, encoded by the coding sequence ATGGGATCAAACATAATAAAGCCTCAATTGCTTGAGGTTATAAATGAGTTGTCGCTGTCGGATTTGATGTCTCGTCAACTACAGACGGTTTATGAAGGTTGGTCCGTAAAAAGACTGGCGACTTTCTTTATCAAGCACGGTATTGGCGGAGCACCGGTTATTGCTGCTGATGACGAGCTGGTGGGTGTTGTAACCCAAACCGATGTTGTACGTTTTGGCAGTCGGACTTTGGATGAAAAGGAAGTGCAGAAATTGACGCAGTTTTACTGCGGTCCTTACGGTGGTGAATTATCGGAAGATGACATGCGGCATATGCAGGAACGTGCTAGCGAAAACTGTACCGTACATTCTATTATGACACCGGAGGTGGTTGCGCTGGATATCGTGACTCCTTTAGCGGAAGTCTGCACTGCTCTGGCTAAACGTGATATTCACCGTTTGTTTGTCACAGAAAACGGCAAGTTGGTAGGCGTTGTCACTGCGCGCGATATTCTTCAGCGACTGTTGGAGTAG
- a CDS encoding peptidylprolyl isomerase: protein MQVNNVDSGRISANHATYKVNNTVISEEDVYREIQYHPAETQDQASVLAIESLIIAELFRQRARALGLQTDPQEHFVDQLIEQEVDYPQASEEDCRNYYDQNRKKFNSSPLLEVKHILLACPADDALERSQANETAKAIIAKLKVDPALFAALAKEHSRCPSAELGGQLGQISSGQTVPEFERQLFNCRAGLVESPIESRYGVHVVYIHRREEARQLSYEHVAVKIKAYLNNRVHNKALAQYIETLITAANIEGFEFKTDRQFVH, encoded by the coding sequence ATGCAAGTGAACAATGTTGATTCAGGCAGAATCTCAGCCAATCACGCTACTTATAAAGTCAATAACACCGTTATCTCCGAAGAGGATGTTTACCGGGAAATTCAGTATCACCCGGCAGAGACTCAGGATCAAGCCAGCGTGTTAGCCATTGAATCGTTGATTATTGCCGAACTCTTTCGTCAGCGTGCAAGGGCTCTGGGTTTGCAAACCGATCCACAGGAACATTTTGTTGATCAGCTTATTGAGCAGGAAGTCGACTACCCGCAGGCAAGTGAGGAAGATTGTCGAAACTATTACGACCAAAACCGCAAAAAATTTAACTCTTCACCTTTGCTGGAAGTAAAGCATATTCTTCTAGCCTGTCCAGCGGACGATGCATTGGAGCGATCACAGGCCAATGAAACGGCAAAGGCTATTATTGCGAAGTTAAAGGTTGATCCTGCTTTGTTTGCTGCGCTTGCCAAGGAACATTCTCGCTGCCCGTCAGCGGAGCTAGGGGGACAGTTGGGGCAGATTAGCAGCGGACAAACTGTTCCAGAGTTTGAGCGACAGTTGTTTAACTGCCGTGCTGGATTGGTTGAGTCACCGATAGAAAGTCGTTACGGCGTACATGTTGTGTATATTCATAGGCGAGAAGAAGCGCGGCAGTTGTCGTACGAACATGTGGCTGTAAAAATAAAGGCTTACTTAAATAATAGGGTACACAATAAGGCGCTAGCGCAGTATATTGAAACTTTAATTACCGCTGCGAACATTGAAGGTTTTGAATTTAAGACCGATCGGCAGTTTGTTCACTAA
- the narI gene encoding respiratory nitrate reductase subunit gamma, whose protein sequence is MNDINHLLFGIYPYIAFTVFLVGSLIRYDREPYTWKSSSSQLLEKKWLRRGILPFHVGVIAILGGHFVGLLTPHEVWHTLGVSAPFKQKVAMGMGGVFGVVCLYGMTILLIRRFTNERIRATTAKMDIVILLMLYAQLLLGLTSIFVSAGHMDGEEMLKLMSWTQNIVTLNGSLAASYIAQVHIIYKLHVFLGMSLFLVFPFSRLVHIWSVPVKYVSRSYQIVRAR, encoded by the coding sequence ATGAATGATATCAACCACTTACTATTCGGTATTTATCCCTATATTGCGTTCACTGTTTTTCTGGTGGGCTCGCTCATACGTTATGACCGCGAGCCCTATACCTGGAAATCCAGCTCCAGCCAGTTGCTTGAAAAGAAGTGGCTTCGCCGTGGCATTCTTCCGTTTCATGTTGGTGTTATCGCAATTCTCGGTGGCCACTTTGTTGGATTATTAACGCCGCACGAGGTTTGGCATACGCTCGGTGTATCGGCACCGTTTAAACAAAAGGTCGCCATGGGCATGGGCGGAGTGTTTGGTGTTGTTTGTCTTTACGGCATGACCATTTTACTTATACGTCGTTTCACCAACGAACGTATTCGCGCAACCACTGCAAAAATGGATATTGTGATTTTGCTCATGCTCTATGCACAGTTGCTGCTGGGCTTAACGTCGATTTTTGTTTCTGCAGGCCATATGGATGGTGAGGAAATGCTAAAGCTAATGAGCTGGACGCAAAATATTGTCACGCTCAACGGTTCGCTAGCCGCGAGCTATATCGCGCAAGTGCATATCATTTACAAGTTGCATGTATTTCTAGGTATGAGCTTATTTCTGGTGTTTCCTTTCTCGCGACTGGTGCATATTTGGAGTGTGCCGGTGAAGTATGTGAGTCGTAGCTACCAGATTGTGAGGGCACGATAA
- the narJ gene encoding nitrate reductase molybdenum cofactor assembly chaperone has protein sequence MDVLLVISRLLDYPDESLCECHQEMGGIVSDSPLNTDTKEKVQAFISHQVDRNLLDWQSEYDGLFERGRSLGLWLFEHVHGESRDRGQAMVDLLNQYKQAGLEIAKHELPDYIPLFLEFISTQGETNAKSWLQEVEHILALLQARLEKRGSSYSVLFEALLEVAASDLNLSKVREAIDAEIRDDTKEALDKEWQEEEVTFGAESMQENCSSASRKPSDSQMADLEAPVHWVDFDQTQTATTQSTFREGNS, from the coding sequence ATGGATGTTTTATTGGTTATCTCACGCCTGTTGGATTATCCCGATGAATCTTTATGTGAATGCCACCAGGAGATGGGCGGAATTGTCTCTGACTCGCCGCTTAATACGGATACAAAAGAAAAAGTGCAAGCATTTATCTCACATCAGGTGGATCGCAATTTGCTCGACTGGCAATCCGAATACGACGGCTTGTTTGAGCGCGGACGCTCGCTCGGACTGTGGTTGTTCGAGCATGTTCACGGCGAAAGCCGTGATCGTGGCCAGGCCATGGTGGATTTGTTAAACCAGTACAAACAGGCCGGACTGGAAATTGCAAAGCATGAATTGCCCGATTACATTCCGCTGTTCCTGGAGTTTATTTCTACCCAGGGTGAAACCAATGCGAAAAGTTGGTTGCAGGAAGTGGAGCATATCCTTGCACTGCTGCAAGCGAGGCTGGAAAAACGCGGAAGTTCCTACAGTGTATTGTTTGAAGCCTTGCTGGAAGTTGCCGCGAGCGACCTTAATCTGAGCAAGGTGCGTGAAGCCATTGATGCTGAAATTCGTGACGATACCAAGGAGGCGTTGGATAAAGAATGGCAGGAAGAGGAAGTTACTTTTGGTGCGGAATCCATGCAAGAGAATTGCTCGTCTGCCAGTAGAAAGCCCAGTGACTCCCAAATGGCAGACTTGGAAGCACCCGTTCACTGGGTCGATTTTGATCAGACCCAAACGGCCACCACCCAATCTACTTTTCGTGAGGGGAATTCGTGA
- the narH gene encoding nitrate reductase subunit beta yields MKVRAQIGMVLNLDKCIGCHTCSITCKNVWTSRDGMEYAWFNNVETKPGIGFPKEWENQEKWNGGWVRKKNGKLEPKQGGKLRILANIFSNPDLPEIDDYYEPFDFDYEHLHNAPDSKHQPVARPRSLISGKRMEKINWGPNWEEILGTEFEKRKADICFNEVAQKEIYGEFEKTFMMYLPRLCEHCLNPACVASCPSGAIYKREEDGIVLIDQDKCRGWRMCVSGCPYKKIYYNWNTGKSEKCIFCYPRIEAGQPTVCSETCVGRIRYLGVLLYDADKIEAAASAESDKDLYQSQLDLFLDPSDPAVQEAARKEGIPEAWLEAAQQSPVYKMAMDWKVALPLHPEYRTLPMVWYIPPLSPIQNAVESGKLGSNGVIPDLKSLRIPIRYLANLLTAGDEAPVLSALERMLAMRAYKRSQQVDGEEDLAVLQQAGITAEQVEEMYRYMAIANYEDRFVIPASHKAYAEDAYSMKSSCGFSFGNGCGDGDNAVNIFGGKKQTNRNIIAVSKGDD; encoded by the coding sequence ATGAAAGTACGTGCACAAATCGGCATGGTTCTAAACTTGGATAAATGCATTGGTTGTCATACCTGTTCTATCACGTGTAAAAACGTATGGACCAGTCGTGATGGAATGGAGTACGCCTGGTTTAACAACGTGGAAACAAAACCCGGTATTGGCTTTCCCAAAGAGTGGGAAAATCAGGAAAAATGGAACGGCGGTTGGGTACGAAAAAAAAACGGTAAGCTGGAGCCTAAGCAGGGTGGTAAGTTACGTATTCTGGCGAATATTTTTTCCAATCCTGATCTGCCAGAAATTGATGACTACTACGAGCCGTTCGATTTCGACTACGAACATTTGCATAACGCGCCAGACAGTAAACACCAGCCAGTGGCGCGTCCGCGCTCACTGATAAGTGGCAAGCGTATGGAAAAAATCAACTGGGGACCAAACTGGGAAGAGATTCTCGGCACCGAGTTTGAAAAGCGTAAAGCCGATATCTGTTTTAACGAAGTTGCGCAAAAAGAAATTTATGGTGAATTCGAAAAAACATTCATGATGTACTTGCCTCGCTTGTGCGAGCATTGTTTGAATCCTGCCTGTGTTGCCAGTTGTCCCAGTGGTGCTATCTACAAACGTGAAGAAGATGGCATTGTACTTATTGATCAGGATAAATGTCGCGGTTGGCGCATGTGTGTTTCTGGTTGCCCGTATAAAAAGATTTACTACAACTGGAATACGGGAAAATCGGAAAAATGTATTTTTTGCTACCCGAGAATTGAGGCAGGTCAACCTACGGTATGTTCGGAAACCTGTGTGGGGCGCATTCGTTATTTAGGCGTCTTGCTGTACGACGCGGACAAAATTGAGGCCGCAGCCAGTGCGGAGTCGGATAAAGATCTTTATCAATCGCAGTTGGATTTATTTCTGGATCCCAGTGATCCTGCTGTGCAGGAAGCGGCCCGCAAAGAGGGCATTCCAGAAGCTTGGTTAGAAGCGGCACAACAGTCACCGGTCTATAAAATGGCGATGGACTGGAAAGTGGCGCTGCCGTTACACCCGGAATATCGTACGCTGCCAATGGTGTGGTATATCCCACCACTATCACCGATACAAAACGCGGTTGAGTCTGGGAAGCTTGGTAGCAATGGCGTTATTCCAGATTTAAAATCGTTGCGTATTCCTATTCGCTATCTTGCCAACCTGCTAACGGCAGGTGATGAAGCGCCAGTACTTAGTGCGCTCGAACGCATGCTTGCCATGCGCGCTTATAAACGCTCGCAACAAGTCGATGGAGAAGAAGACTTAGCCGTATTACAACAGGCGGGCATTACGGCGGAGCAGGTGGAAGAAATGTACCGTTATATGGCTATCGCCAATTATGAAGATCGCTTTGTGATTCCAGCTAGTCACAAAGCCTACGCTGAGGACGCCTACAGTATGAAAAGCAGTTGTGGCTTTAGTTTTGGCAACGGTTGCGGAGATGGTGACAACGCTGTGAATATATTCGGCGGGAAAAAACAAACCAATCGCAATATCATTGCCGTATCCAAGGGAGATGACTAA